The Camelina sativa cultivar DH55 chromosome 14, Cs, whole genome shotgun sequence genome includes a window with the following:
- the LOC104742118 gene encoding uncharacterized protein LOC104742118 — translation MPSKNYHYSSSSFSSSSSSSQQSTPRALFQNGPSQAISKSPLWDVEKVKCSLGSSMPKSDKELKGEIEELETEILKLERYLLSLYRSSFGDYLPALSSPDNFSLPPLKTKLHNDRACSVSDKSVSSSFKRLTGTDKIKRSDSGNPSLADLLGLSTLSPNKLSEEIIRIISVIYFKLSDNGHNRFDKNSKCGQELGVVVHKLYVDNDNLKSIESMLQNFRSLVQKLEKVDLARMDREEKLAFWINIHNALVMQAYIVYGLGEDATITMVLKAAFNIGGEWVNVYDIQSSIMGIRPCHPPSRLWTLFSPSKSSKTSNGEHTYALDYAEPLLHFALSSGESTDPMVRVYIAEGIFQELRQARDEFIQTSIGFEKEARILLPKIVYNYAKDTSLDMAELYNTISECLTEKQRTMMRRIVKKKQDRSIRWISHDSNFRYIIHSELVRGSL, via the exons ATGCCGTCCAAGAATTATCattattcatcttcttctttttcttcttcttcatcttcttctcagcaAAGTACTCCAAG AGCATTATTTCAAAATGGACCGTCTCAAGCCATTTCT AAATCTCCTCTCTGGGATGTTGAGAAGGTGAAGTGCAGCCTTGGTTCCTCAATGCCTAAG TCTGACAAAGAACTGAAGGGGGAGATCGAGGAGCTCGAGACAGAGATCTTAAAGTTAGAGCGGTATCTTCTCTCGCTCTACAGATCATCTTTCGGAGATTATTTGCCTGCATTATCGTCACCAGATAATTTTTCACTCCCTCCATTAAAGACCAAACTTCACAATGACCGTGCCTGTTCTGTCTCTGATAAGTCTGTCTCATCCAGCTTCAAACGCTTGACCGGAACA GACAAGATAAAAAGATCCGACTCTGGTAACCCGAGTTTGGCTGATCTTCTTGGTCTAAGCACTCTTAGTCCCAATAAACTCTCTGAAGAGATTATAAGGATTATTAGTGTGATATACTTCAAACTATCAGACAATGGACATAACAGATTTGACAAGAACTCAAAGTGTGGACAGGAACTTGGAGTTGTTGTCCATAAGCTTTACGTAGACAATGACAATTTAAAGTCTATAGAGAGCATGCTTCAGAATTTCAG ATCGTTGGTGCAAAAGCTTGAGAAAGTTGATCTGGCAAGGATGGATAGGGAAGAGAAGCTTGCTTTTTGGATCAACATTCATAATGCTTTGGTGATGCAA GCATATATAGTATATGGACTTGGTGAAGATGCTACAATCACAATGGTCTTGAAG GCAGCATTTAACATAGGTGGGGAGTGGGTAAATGTATATGATATCCAGAGTTCGATAATGGGCATTCGTCCATGCCATCCACCATCA cgtTTATGGACGCTGTTTTCACCGTCTAAGAGTTCGAAGACAAGTAACGGTGAACACACTTACGCGTTAGACTATGCCGAACCACTTCTTCATTTTGCCCTCTCTTCCGGAGAGTCAACCGATCCAATG GTCCGAGTTTATATAGCAGAAGGAATCTTTCAAGAACTTAGGCAAGCAAGAGACGAATTCATCCAAACAAGTATTGGTTTTGAGAAAGAGGCAAGGATTCTATTGCCAAAGATCGTATACAACTACGCAAAGGATACTTCTCTCGACATGGCGGAACTCTACAATACAATATCAGAGTGCCtaacagagaaacaaagaacaatgaTGAGACgaattgtaaagaaaaagcaAGATAGAAGTATTCGTTGGATTAGCCATGACTCCAACTTCCGTTATATCATCCATTCGGAACTCGTCAGAGGGAGTCTTTGA
- the LOC104743842 gene encoding glutathione S-transferase T3-like, producing the protein MSYPSQPPPYSATPADNEIVPDSGATEFPEFSTQMAFGGTSFVNEATPSVDHSTSGPQKSPKCTTEQNLVLLSGWIKYGTYNIVGRNQKIKSFWGKIAEYCNEFCSFDPPRSADTCRNRYNYVNTKLGKWIGAYDNAKPMQQSGWSEQDGTIMINMRSELRDSSVHRELKADLVKHILSRFGMSRD; encoded by the exons ATGTCATATCCATCTCAACCACCCCCTTATTCTGCTACTCCGGCAGATAATGAAATTGTTCCGGACTCAGGAGCAACTGAATTTCCTGAATTTTCAACGCAAATGGCTTTTGGTGGTACAAGTTTTGTTAATGAAGCCACTCCAAGCGTCGACCATTCAACATCTGGCCCCCAAAAAAGCCCCAAATGTACCACTGAGCAAAACTTGGTGCTATTGAGTGGGTGGATCAAATATGGAACATACAACATTGTTGGCAGAAACCAAAAGATCAAATCATTTTGGGGTAAAATTGCTGAGTATTGTAATGAGTTTTGCTCATTTGATCCTCCACGTAGTGCAGATACATGTAGAAATCGCTACAACTACGTGAACACAAAACTGGGAAAATGGATTGGCGCTTACGATAACGCTAAGCCTATGCAACAAAGCGGGTGGTCAGAGCAAGATGGAACTATTATGATCAATATGAG ATCTGAATTGCGTGATTCAAGTGTGCATCGCGAACTGAAAGCAGATCTAGTCAAACACATATTATCAAGGTTCGGAATGTCTCgtgattaa
- the LOC104742119 gene encoding uncharacterized protein At1g76660-like isoform X2: MVMANRLPLRERRKRWVGCFKVLSCFGTKKGERRIVPASRIPEGNVATGRHHQSNQPQATGLSNQATSMLAPPSSPASFSHSAAPSTMQSPNCQLSLSANSPGGPSSAMFATGPYAHETQLVSPPVFSTYTTEPSTAPLTPPPELAHLTTPSSPEVPYARFLTSTADLKKTEKGDYVSANDLHATYALYPGIPASGLRSPISRTLGDGRCSSFPEREFLPQWDPLASPRTDKCSRSDSSYAQTPETNNTPKASEGFNFFCPDTFARYYLDHDAPFSQTGGRLSVSKDSDVYPTSGNGQRISKQDMEELEAYRASFGFSADEVITTSQYVEITHLNDDSFTMRPRSALDATSPNCNIKAASEGEGINLYGSEANLDLQKSEDNRSSLQEPLEFYNDHMQRQLGHISVSSTPGNGGQAKTSKKYKMGLCSSDAEIDYRRSGRSKGDFAWHD, from the exons ATGGTAATGGCGAATAGGCTTCCTCTTCGAGAACGG AGAAAGCGGTGGGTTGGGTGTTTTAAAGTGTTGTCTTGTTTTGGTACGAAAAAAGGAGAGAGGCGTATTGTGCCAGCTTCTCGAATACCTGAAGGGAATGTTGCAACTGGTCgtcatcatcaatcaaatcaacCTCAGGCAACGGGATTGAGTAACCAAGCTACATCAATGCTTGCTCCACCTTCCTCTCCAGCTTCTTTCTCACATTCTGCTGCTCCTTCGACAATGCAGTCGCCAAATTGCCAGCTTTCGTTATCTGCTAACTCTCCTGGTGGTCCTTCATCCGCAATGTTTGCAACAGGGCCTTATGCTCATGAGACCCAATTGGTTTCACCACCGGTTTTCTCAACCTATACCACGGAGCCATCTACTGCTCCTCTGACTCCTCCTCCTGAGTTAGCACATCTCACCACTCCTTCTTCACCTGAAGTACCTTATGCTCGGTTCTTGACTTCTACTGCTGATCTCAAGAAGACAGAGAAAGGTGATTACGTTTCTGCAAACGATCTTCATGCAACGTACGCGCTGTATCCTGGCATTCCTGCAAGCGGTCTTAGGTCACCAATCTCAAGGACCTTGGGCGATGGTCGATGCTCATCTTTTCCCGAGCGTGAGTTCTTACCGCAATGGGATCCTTTGGCTTCTCCAAGAACAGACAAATGTTCAAGGAGTGACTCTAGTTATGCACAGACACCTGAGACTAACAATACTCCAAAGGCATCTGAAGGTTTTAATTTCTTCTGTCCTGACACATTTGCTCGGTACTATCTTGACCACGATGCTCCCTTTTCTCAAACTGGTGGAAGACTAAGTGTTTCCAAGGACTCGGATGTTTATCCAACTAGTGGAAATGGCCAACGCATTTCCAAGCAAGATATGGAAGAACTGGAAGCATACAGAGCTTCCTTTGGTTTCAGTGCAGATGAAGTCATCACGACAAGCCAATATGTGGAGATCACACATCTGAACGATGACTCTTTCACCATGAGACCACGTAGTGCCTTGGATGCAACTTCACCAAACTGTAATATAAAGGCTGCATCAGAAGGTGAAGGGATTAATTTGTATGGCTCAGAGGCTAACTTGGACCTGCAAAAAAGTGAAGATAATAGAAGCAGCTTACAAGAGCCGCTCGAGTTTTACAATG ATCATATGCAGCGGCAACTTGGGCACATATCGGTATCAAGCACGCCGGGAAATGGAGGTCAAGCAAAGACAAGCAAAAAGTACAAGATGGGTCTGTGCAGTTCGGATGCAGAAATCGATTATAGAAGAAGTGGACGAAGCAAAGGAGATTTTGCATGGCATGACTAG
- the LOC104742119 gene encoding uncharacterized protein At1g76660-like isoform X1 — translation MVMANRLPLRERVRRKRWVGCFKVLSCFGTKKGERRIVPASRIPEGNVATGRHHQSNQPQATGLSNQATSMLAPPSSPASFSHSAAPSTMQSPNCQLSLSANSPGGPSSAMFATGPYAHETQLVSPPVFSTYTTEPSTAPLTPPPELAHLTTPSSPEVPYARFLTSTADLKKTEKGDYVSANDLHATYALYPGIPASGLRSPISRTLGDGRCSSFPEREFLPQWDPLASPRTDKCSRSDSSYAQTPETNNTPKASEGFNFFCPDTFARYYLDHDAPFSQTGGRLSVSKDSDVYPTSGNGQRISKQDMEELEAYRASFGFSADEVITTSQYVEITHLNDDSFTMRPRSALDATSPNCNIKAASEGEGINLYGSEANLDLQKSEDNRSSLQEPLEFYNDHMQRQLGHISVSSTPGNGGQAKTSKKYKMGLCSSDAEIDYRRSGRSKGDFAWHD, via the exons ATGGTAATGGCGAATAGGCTTCCTCTTCGAGAACGGGTACGG AGAAAGCGGTGGGTTGGGTGTTTTAAAGTGTTGTCTTGTTTTGGTACGAAAAAAGGAGAGAGGCGTATTGTGCCAGCTTCTCGAATACCTGAAGGGAATGTTGCAACTGGTCgtcatcatcaatcaaatcaacCTCAGGCAACGGGATTGAGTAACCAAGCTACATCAATGCTTGCTCCACCTTCCTCTCCAGCTTCTTTCTCACATTCTGCTGCTCCTTCGACAATGCAGTCGCCAAATTGCCAGCTTTCGTTATCTGCTAACTCTCCTGGTGGTCCTTCATCCGCAATGTTTGCAACAGGGCCTTATGCTCATGAGACCCAATTGGTTTCACCACCGGTTTTCTCAACCTATACCACGGAGCCATCTACTGCTCCTCTGACTCCTCCTCCTGAGTTAGCACATCTCACCACTCCTTCTTCACCTGAAGTACCTTATGCTCGGTTCTTGACTTCTACTGCTGATCTCAAGAAGACAGAGAAAGGTGATTACGTTTCTGCAAACGATCTTCATGCAACGTACGCGCTGTATCCTGGCATTCCTGCAAGCGGTCTTAGGTCACCAATCTCAAGGACCTTGGGCGATGGTCGATGCTCATCTTTTCCCGAGCGTGAGTTCTTACCGCAATGGGATCCTTTGGCTTCTCCAAGAACAGACAAATGTTCAAGGAGTGACTCTAGTTATGCACAGACACCTGAGACTAACAATACTCCAAAGGCATCTGAAGGTTTTAATTTCTTCTGTCCTGACACATTTGCTCGGTACTATCTTGACCACGATGCTCCCTTTTCTCAAACTGGTGGAAGACTAAGTGTTTCCAAGGACTCGGATGTTTATCCAACTAGTGGAAATGGCCAACGCATTTCCAAGCAAGATATGGAAGAACTGGAAGCATACAGAGCTTCCTTTGGTTTCAGTGCAGATGAAGTCATCACGACAAGCCAATATGTGGAGATCACACATCTGAACGATGACTCTTTCACCATGAGACCACGTAGTGCCTTGGATGCAACTTCACCAAACTGTAATATAAAGGCTGCATCAGAAGGTGAAGGGATTAATTTGTATGGCTCAGAGGCTAACTTGGACCTGCAAAAAAGTGAAGATAATAGAAGCAGCTTACAAGAGCCGCTCGAGTTTTACAATG ATCATATGCAGCGGCAACTTGGGCACATATCGGTATCAAGCACGCCGGGAAATGGAGGTCAAGCAAAGACAAGCAAAAAGTACAAGATGGGTCTGTGCAGTTCGGATGCAGAAATCGATTATAGAAGAAGTGGACGAAGCAAAGGAGATTTTGCATGGCATGACTAG